The Halobellus sp. MBLA0158 genome has a window encoding:
- a CDS encoding Hsp20/alpha crystallin family protein: MSNTQLAGGDERIVRRYEYDDSWVLVADLGVADEDLDVDVVGDTAIIVAEIDDDVSEAEFELPGPEASVTTNNGVLTITGEK; this comes from the coding sequence ATGAGCAACACGCAACTCGCCGGTGGAGACGAGCGGATCGTCCGCCGGTACGAATACGACGACAGCTGGGTTCTCGTCGCGGACCTCGGCGTCGCCGACGAGGATCTCGACGTCGACGTCGTCGGCGACACCGCGATCATCGTGGCCGAGATCGACGACGACGTCTCCGAGGCGGAGTTCGAACTCCCCGGACCCGAGGCATCGGTCACGACGAACAACGGCGTACTCACCATCACGGGTGAAAAATAG